In Tachysurus fulvidraco isolate hzauxx_2018 chromosome 3, HZAU_PFXX_2.0, whole genome shotgun sequence, a single window of DNA contains:
- the nes gene encoding nestin, which translates to MEIFSSRHPLSSTGADKYEMLELNRRLESYLNHVKLLEEENQLLWGEIQAMRRNQDTGGQRKAQEEALSLARNELQNTCREKYCVELEVSNMLQEIEDLNILRQKERSAQTEAKRKLEESRKTLEDERRMQIWLREQAAQLEKEISLQVQLHQEEMAALKSSCAFSKPVLMAPKHSQTLNLHGLGKEYSQRAAQAWHEAASVYQTQMKKLEERLTQTMSDMTLIKQEKKESQLQVQDLAKELESAKAKRELIEKNIVQQRQRQNQDIQHLQAHVEALEAEKLDLGEQIGDLLVESRNLLKTKMSLNLEVATYRALLDSESLRVNNQAASKRNKRVSHLEGITKSPEIPPGTQAISSSLFSSPLNTTSRSITHKANLVTPTPTRSLALRTPQETLKRPQTTKEEDVIVREEKQKLETSAIISKIHLNGADSNDHYGAEEEASSAASVSDSGVPNAVDEPESILSINGKEDLHKVLKAEVERVLFSANETTTIASLARHPETPESLTSSQNVEEAKSSEDGHEEETEVSPEMAQISHAPVSAWEENETVIQEVRDLVCEKELELEDIDENCTQDFKMDPAELQLLAENTNTPASMLLQEIPQLSADTFSPFEDDSEILTWADVKEDVLHFVEEESLNSVPEVKRESEEGTEEVKEKMEVETEWPGIEVQEGHEFDITVHEEENETEQEKTVEQEELIYVQEEKMIVEEIGESFGKQKAELMMSTCEKVNLIGENAELVMDTCEKGNLVGQKAMTLIDAFDKDQLVEHNAEEEQRQSDEDESLNISASWKTDPGEADSYAQENTLADTRPLIHYKSDEETDANIPISHLGVSEHVDSEEEREKHEGGGNWSQIIAKRFDTMEDLSEEPELGSIDDIITDESVQTVLRESMNEETDIQNECGEIDSHVKMDDGLFDQSESDLRYNSNENSLGEDETKIENYHLSTFLVEKQEEGSQIHDWSASFYSETSKQQTLLTTKSNISEDALTENRDNVDNLNVESIEMNLADESEDKKYFDIPLPEPSQEQSLAEEPFEEISTDITPSDDPLYGTDITEEEDVQSKLSMLTHADFTDEFSPHNHPDSQTIKDSDLEEPNSSEDESSNESQCSQLLSQSEMHAQQLEKDSASTMDLVSNTDPFFTGFVSDVMKKESSESCNDLQAEDLENKEEQQHAVDSSGVVLGENAESLSQEWENLGPEITSASHSIHSTAEEFGGLEMENKKENMNIFQGGAIKEECQANEKENDHNSLFRSSITEGIWSATNTEIAATYDPNNQTETERYSYKSINPNQSMAFAEDWGNLEVPSTNSKPESDMDASVIQTTERGGEEQMMPQNKHVQSRDGDKETVNTEDSTDEGDSWSSGEE; encoded by the exons ATGGAGATCTTCAGTTCTCGGCATCCACTCTCCTCCACTGGAGCAGATAAGTATGAGATGCTGGAGTTGAACAGAAGGCTGGAGTCATACCTGAACCATGTGAAGTTACTGGAAGAGGAGAATCAGCTTCTTTGGGGAGAAATCCAAGCCATGCGTAGAAACCAAGACACTGGAGGGCAAAGGAAAGCTCAGGAGGAGGCACTCAGTCTGGCCAGAAACGAGCTGCAGAACACTTGCAGAGAGAAGTATTGTGTGGAACTAGAAGTCAGCAACATGCTGCAGGAGATTGAGGATCTGAACATACTGAGACAAAAAGAGAGGTCTGCACAGACTGAGGCTAAGAGAAAACTTGAAGAAAGCAGGAAGACACTAGAGGATGAGAGGAGGATGCAGATCTGGCTGAGAGAACAAGCTGCTCAGCTTGAGAAAGAGATCTCTCTACAGGTGCAGCTCCATCAGGAAGAGATGGCAGCCCTGAAGTCCTCATGTGCCTTCTCAAAACCTGTGCTAATGGCTCCTAAACACAGCCAGACTCTCAATCTCCATGGCTTGGGGAAAGAGTACTCACAGAGAGCTGCCCAAGCCTGGCATGAAGCAGCAAGTGTGTACCAGACACAGATGAAGAAACTAGAAGAAAGACTGACTCAGACCATGTCTGATATGACACTAATCAAACAAGAGAAGAAGGAGAGTCAGCTACAGGTACAAGATTTAGCCAAAGAACTGGAAAGTGCAAAGGCCAAGAGAGAACTGATTGAGAAGAACATAGTACAACAGAGGCAGAGGCAGAATCAAGACATTCAACATCTCCAg gctCATGTAGAGGCCCTGGAGGCAGAAAAGCTGGATCTCGGAGAGCAGATTGGGGATCTGTTGGTAGAGAGTCGCAATCTGTTGAAGACTAAGATGTCTTTGAACCTTGAGGTGGCTACTTACAG agcTTTGTTGGACAGTGAAAGCCTGAGAGTTAACAACCAAGCAGCAAGTAAGAGGAACAAGAGAGTCTCACATTTAg AAGGAATCACTAAGTCTCCTGAGATTCCTCCAGGCACTCAAGCCATCTCTTCCAGTCTGTTCAGCAGTCCACTAAATACAACCTCCAGATCAATCACCCATAAAGCTAACCTCGTGACTCCAACTCCTACAAGGAGCCTGGCACTAAGGACTCCTCAAGAGACACTCAAGAGACCTCAGACAACTAAGGAAGAGGATGTCATTGTAAGGGAAGAGAAGCAAAAACTAGAAACATCTGCAATTATATCAAAAATACATCTTAATGGAGCAGACTCCAATGATCATTATGGAGCTGAGGAGGAAGCAAGCTCTGCTGcttctgtctctgactctggaGTCCCTAATGCTGTAGATGAGCCTGAGTCCATACTCAGTATAAATGGTAAAGAAGATTTGCACAAAGTCCTTAAGGCAGAAGTTGAACGGGTTTTGTTTAGTGCCAATGAAACCACAACAATTGCCTCGCTAGCCAGACATCCCGAAACTCCAGAGAGTTTGACCTCTAGTCAGAATGTTGAGGAAGCAAAGAGTTCAGAGGATGGACATGAAGAGGAGACTGAGGTGTCTCCTGAAATGGCTCAAATATCACATGCGCCTGTGTCTGCCTGGGAGGAAAATGAGACAGTGATACAAGAAGTCAGAGACCTAGTCTGTGAGAAAGAGTTGGAGTTAGAGGACATTGATGAAAACTGCACACAAGACTTTAAAATGGATCCTGCAGAATTACAGCTGCTTGCtgaaaacactaacacacctgcTTCAATGTTACTCCAGGAAATACCACAATTGTCTGCAGATACATTCAGCCCGTTTGAGGATGACAGTGAAATTCTAACATGGGCAGATGTAAAGGaagatgttttacattttgtagAAGAAGAGTCACTGAACAGTGTACCAGAAGTCAAGAGAGAGTCAGAGGAAGGGACAGaagaagtgaaagaaaaaatggaAGTAGAAACTGAATGGCCTGGTATTGAAGTCcaggaaggtcatgagtttgataTTACAGTGCATGAAGAGGAAAATGAAACTGAGCAAGAGAAAACAGTGGAGCAAGAGGAACTGATTTATGTTCAAGAGGAAAAGATGATAGTGGAAGAAATTGGAGAAAGCTTTGGTAAACAAAAAGCAGAGTTAATGATGAGTACATGTGAAAAAGTTAACTTAATTGGTGAAAATGCTGAGTTAGTGATGGATACGTGTGAAAAAGGTAATCTTGTAGGTCAAAAAGCTATGACACTGATAGATGCATTCGACAAAGATCAGTTAGTTGAACATAATGCAGAAGAGGAGCAGAGACAAAGTGATGAAGACGAGTCATTAAACATCTCTGCATCATGGAAAACTGACCCTGGTGAAGCAGACAGCTATGCTCAGGAGAACACACTAGCAGATACTCGTCCCCTCATACATTACAAGAGTGATGAAGAGACAGATGCCAACATCCCGATCTCTCATCTGGGTGTGAGTGAACATGTCGACAGTGAGGAAGAAAGGGAGAAACATGAGGGGGGCGGCAACTGGAGCCAGATAATCGCCAAACGCTTTGACACCATGGAGGATCTATCTGAGGAGCCAGAGCTAGGCAGCATAGATGACATAATCACAGATGAATCAGTACAAACTGTGTTAAGAGAGAGCATGAATGAGGAGACTGATATTCAAAATGAATGTGGTGAGATAGACAGCCATGTCAAAATGGATGATGGTTTATTTGATCAATCAGAAAGTGACCTTAGATACAATAGTAATGAGAACAGTCTGGGTGAGGATGAGACAAAAATTGAGAACTACCATCTGTCAACATTTCTGGTTGAGAAACAGGAAGAAGGTTCACAGATACATGACTGGAGTGCAAGTTTCTACAGTGAAACCAGTAAGCAGCAAACACTTCTGACTACAAAGTCCAATATCAGTGAAGATGCCTTAACAGAAAATAGAGACAATGTAGACAACCTGAATGTAGAATCTATAGAAATGAATCTAGCAGATGAAAGTGAAGACAAGAAGTATTTTGACATTCCATTACCTGAACCATCCCAAGAACAATCCCTTGCAGAAGAACCTTTTGAAGAAATTTCCACAGACATCACACCATCTGATGATCCACTATATGGAACTGATATTACTGAAGAGGAGGATGTGCAGTCGAAACTGTCAATGCTCACTCATGCAGATTTCACAGATGAATTTTCTCCACATAATCATCCAGACAGCCAGACAATTAAAGACTCAGATCTGGAAGAGCCAAATAGTTCTGAGGACGAATCCTCAAATGAGAGCCAGTGTTCTCAGCTGCTTTCCCAGAGTGAGATGCACGCCCAGCAGCTAGAAAAGGACAGTGCAAGTACTATGGACTTGGTCTCAAATACCGATCCTTTCTTCACAGGCTTTGTCTCAGATGTAATGAAAAAGGAGAGCTCTGAATCCTGTAATGATCTTCAAGCAGAAGATTTGGAGAATAAAGAGGAACAGCAACATGCAGTGGACAGTAGCGGTGTTGTATTGGGTGAAAATGCTGAGAGCCTTTCACAAGAGTGGGAAAATTTGGGCCCTGAAATTACCAGTGCATCCCATAGTATCCATAGCACTGCAGAAGAATTTGGTGGTTTGGAAAtggagaacaaaaaagaaaacatgaataTTTTCCAAGGAGGTGCCATAAAAGAAGAATGTCAGgctaatgaaaaagaaaatgaccaTAACAGCTTATTTAGATCAAGCATTACGGAGGGCATCTGGAGTGCAACAAACACTGAGATTGCTGCTACATATGATCCAAATAACCAAACAGAGACTGAGAGGTACTCATATAAAAGCATTAATCCAAACCAAAGCATGGCCTTTGCGGAGGACTGGGGAAATCTTGAAGTACCATCAACCAACAGCAAACCTGAGAGCGATATGGACGCCTCTGTGATTCAAACAACGGAGAGGGGAGGGGAAGAGCAGATGATGCCACAGAATAAACATGTACAGAGTAGAGATGGAGATAAGGAGACTGTCAACACAGAGGATTCCACTGATGAAGGTGACTCCTGGTCTTCTGGTGAAGAGTAA